In one Dreissena polymorpha isolate Duluth1 chromosome 7, UMN_Dpol_1.0, whole genome shotgun sequence genomic region, the following are encoded:
- the LOC127840025 gene encoding uncharacterized protein LOC127840025, translating into EAAENFKQHVINAQKERELYNDCVKRAKETCILSSDKRTNHYTFDFSQNVSIPHFSRQMGPIYFMSLRKVHIFGVRIDGLPKQLNFLIDESETMGIDGTQTHGPNAVISMLDMVLDTHGRGESTCFIHADNCPGQNKNRYLIGYFTWRVMTGRHDVIEYHMQIPGHARCLVDSGFGHLKKLYRRSNIETMDSLTQMVNMSSASNEAVRYPAWNWRDWKGFLSRLFCPVPAIRQYQYFRMTTEEPGVVTMRTRVGCPEVKVTVTMDGVHIPYQQPQIVDAKGLSRNRQEYLYKVVRPYLSDANKDATCPCPETSL; encoded by the exons GAGGCTGCCGAAAACTTCAAACAACATGTGATAAATGCCCAAAAAGAAAGAGAACTTTATAATGACTGTGTAAAGCGTGCCAAGGAAACATGCATATTAAGTTCTGATAAAAGAACAAACCACTATACTTTTGATTTTAGTCAAAATGTATCCATTCCTCACTTCTCGCGGCAAATGGGGCCAATTTATTTCATGTCCCTTCGCAAAGTACATATTTTTGGTGTACGGATAGATGGACTGCCTAAACAGCTCAATTTTTTGATTGATGAAAGTGAAACTATGGGCATAGATGGTACCCAAACACACGGACCCAATGCTGTCATCTCGATGCTGGATATGGTGCTAGACACCCACGGGCGTGGTGAATCGACATGCTTCATCCATGCGGATAATTGTCCag GTCAGAACAAGAACCGCTACCTCATTGGCTATTTCACATGGCGTGTGATGACCGGCAGACATGACGTGATAGAATACCACATGCAAATACCAGGACATGCCAGGTGTCTGGTTGACAGTGGATTTGGGCATTTAAAGAAACTTTACAG GAGGTCGAACATTGAGACAATGGACTCATTGACCCAGATGGTGAATATGTCCTCAGCATCCAATGAAGCAGTGAGGTATCCGGCATGGAACTGGCGGGATTGGAAAGGGTTTTTGTCCCGACTGTTTTGTCCTGTACCAGCGATAAG acaatatcAGTACTTCCGCATGACGACGGAAGAGCCAGGTGTGGTCACAATGCGCACGAGAGTCGGATGTCcagaggtcaaggttacagtgactatGGATGGCGTCCATATTCCATACCAACAACCGCAGATTGTAGATGCCAAAGGACTCAGCCGAAACAGACAGGAGTACTTGTACAAAGTTGTCAGGCCATATCTCAGCGATGCTAACAAGGATGCTACTTGCCCTTGCCCAGAAACATCACTATAG
- the LOC127837446 gene encoding uncharacterized protein LOC127837446 produces MDNEIEELDNLLSDHFGRTPSASQVSSNSDDGTYINSPNDHSFSEDENSSAANSVDCRARNFIHQHDIVCNNSDEYESDVDDTYIVSGACASGDMDADYATVRQFLEIGCGCKSKCTVNFEIGQVYHHILNMRELTKAEKDIIVMSNLKCGNDLTTKRGKPRKRSMVSYNAFQKPVCKKTFMLVNDIGRSALENLVDHYKQNGPLPRKHGNVGKKPSQAVIYDDVKRVVEFLQNYADTYGIPQPAAPRGSDNTPPIYLDSGKTKLTIHKEYIERCREAGVRSLQRTAFCEIWKSCLCHIRIASPRDDVCATCEGHRKNIMKAIEESEK; encoded by the exons ATGGATAATGAAATAGAA GAACTGGACAATTTATTGTCCGACCACTTTGGGCGAACTCCATCGGCATCTCAGGTGAGCTCAAATTCCGATGATGGGACTTATATAAATTCCCCAAATGATCATTCATTTAGTGAGGACGAAAACAGTTCAGCAGCAAATAGTGTTGATTGTAGAGCCAGAAATTTCATTCACCAACATGACATTGTATGTAACAACAGTGATGAGTATGAAAGTGATGTGGACGATACATACATTGTCAGTGGTGCATGCGCCAGTGGTGACATGGACGCTGACTATGCAACTGTCAGGCAGTTTCTCGAGATCGGATGTGGTTGCAAGAGTAAGTGTACTGTTAATTTTGAAATTGGCCAGGTATACCATCATATATTGAACATGAGAGAATTGACAAAGGCAGAGAAGGATATTATTGTCATGAGTAATCTTAAGTGTGGAAATGACCTGACTACAAAACGAGGGAAGCCAAGGAAACGTTCGATGGTTTCATACAATGCATTCCAAAAGCCAGTTTGCAAGAAAACGTTTATGCTGGTTAATGACATTGGTAGATCAGCTTTAGAAAATCTTGTAGACCATTATAAGCAGAATGGTCCATTGCCAAGAAAGCATGGAAACGTAGGAAAGAAACCATCACAAGCCGTCATTTATGATGATGTAAAACGCGTGGttgaatttttgcaaaattatgcGGACACGTATGGTATCCCCCAACCAGCAGCTCCCAGAGGAAGCGACAATACTCCTCCAATTTATCTTGACAGTGGTAAAACAAAACTAACCATTCATAAAGAGTATATAGAAAGATGTCGCGAGGCTGGGGTTAGATCTTTACAGCGAACTGCTTTCTGTGAAATTTGGAAAAGCTGTCTGTGTCACATTAGAATAGCTTCGCCTAGGGATGATGTTTGCGCAACATGTGAAGGCCATAGAAAGAACATTATGAAGGCAATAGAAGAGAGTGAAAAGTAA